In a genomic window of Roseiflexus castenholzii DSM 13941:
- the uvrA gene encoding excinuclease ABC subunit UvrA — protein MSADWIVVRGARVHNLKNITVAMPRNALVVITGLSGSGKSSLAFDTIFAEGQRRYVESLSVYARQFLGQIDKPDVDAIEGLSPAIAIDQKGLVRNPRSTVGTVTEIYDYLRLLFARIGRPHCVHCGRPLIRQSAQQMIDTILDLPPGSRILLLAPLVRDQKGDHQPLLDQVRKQGFVRVRVDGEVRDLADDLRLDRYRPHTIEVVVDRLVIPQSDTAPHQSQLRVRVADSVEMALRVGDGVVIVQIVGGDELPLSQRYACPVHGPATIGALEPRDFSFNNPSGACATCDGLGSVLEFDPDLVIPDRSRSLADGAIAPWANVSRAQRRYFDDLLASLADHLGFSPHTPLRDLPPEVIATILYGSNGDVMPLRYRLRGEERLVEAPFEGVIPALRRRLGECSDETERAQIEQFMTPCVCPACNGARLRPELLAVTVAGYTIAQVSALPVAEAWSWAKTLAADVAAAVSCWRETRESNLRSSIYALNVRECQIAAPILNDICARLRFLNEVGLEYLALDRAAATLSGGEAQRIRLATQIGSGLSGALYVLDEPSIGLHPRDTARLLNTLRRLRDLGNSVLIVEHDEEIIRAADWIVDIGPGAGERGGEVIVSGPFEAVLAEPRSLTGQYLSGKRAIPVPRRRRSGSGRFLMIKGAREHNLKHIDVAIPLGCLVAITGVSGSGKSTLVNDTLYPRLAQALHGARARPGAHDAIYGIEHIDKVIDIDQSPIGRTPRSNPVTYTKAFDPIRKLFAQTPEARARGYDAGRFSFNIPGGRCEHCNGEGLMQIEMQFLPDLYVTCDVCHGARYNRETLDIRYRGKNIAQVLDMTAEEAAAFFERVPAIAEKLQTLIDVGLGYIRLGQPATTLSGGEAQRIKLATELSRRATGRTLYILDEPTTGLHVADVDRLLRVLQRLVDAGNTVLVIEHNLDVIKCADWVIDLGPEGGDAGGRVVAAGTPEQVARTPGSHTGQCLARILVER, from the coding sequence ATGTCGGCTGACTGGATCGTGGTGCGCGGAGCGCGCGTCCACAATCTTAAGAATATCACGGTCGCCATGCCGCGCAATGCGCTGGTGGTGATCACGGGCCTCTCCGGCTCCGGTAAGTCGTCGCTGGCATTCGACACCATTTTTGCCGAGGGGCAGCGTCGCTATGTCGAGTCGCTCTCCGTCTATGCGCGCCAGTTCCTCGGTCAGATCGATAAGCCGGATGTCGATGCGATTGAAGGGTTGTCGCCTGCGATTGCCATCGACCAGAAGGGTTTGGTGCGCAATCCGCGCTCGACGGTCGGCACGGTCACCGAAATTTACGATTACCTTCGCTTGCTCTTCGCCCGGATTGGACGACCGCACTGCGTTCACTGCGGTCGTCCGTTGATCCGCCAGTCGGCGCAGCAGATGATCGATACGATCCTCGATCTGCCTCCCGGCAGTCGCATTCTGCTGCTGGCGCCGCTCGTGCGCGATCAGAAGGGCGACCATCAGCCGCTCCTCGATCAGGTGCGCAAACAGGGGTTTGTGCGCGTGCGCGTCGATGGCGAGGTGCGCGACCTGGCGGACGATCTGCGCCTGGATCGCTACCGCCCCCATACCATCGAGGTGGTCGTTGATCGTCTGGTCATACCGCAATCCGATACAGCGCCGCATCAATCCCAGTTGCGGGTGCGCGTCGCCGATTCGGTCGAAATGGCGCTGCGGGTTGGTGATGGGGTGGTGATCGTGCAGATCGTTGGCGGCGATGAACTGCCCCTCTCGCAACGGTATGCCTGCCCGGTGCATGGTCCTGCAACGATTGGGGCGCTCGAACCGCGCGATTTTTCGTTCAATAATCCGTCCGGCGCCTGCGCGACGTGCGACGGTCTCGGCAGTGTGCTGGAGTTCGATCCCGATCTGGTCATTCCAGACCGCTCACGTTCGCTGGCGGACGGCGCCATCGCGCCATGGGCGAATGTCAGTCGCGCACAGCGCCGCTACTTCGACGATCTGCTGGCATCGCTCGCCGATCACCTGGGTTTTTCGCCGCACACGCCGCTGCGCGATCTTCCTCCCGAAGTGATTGCGACAATCCTCTACGGCTCTAACGGTGATGTGATGCCGTTGCGCTACCGGCTGCGCGGCGAGGAGCGTCTCGTCGAGGCGCCATTCGAGGGCGTAATTCCGGCGTTGCGCCGACGGCTGGGGGAGTGCTCCGATGAAACGGAACGCGCGCAGATCGAGCAGTTCATGACGCCGTGCGTGTGTCCGGCATGCAACGGCGCGCGCCTGCGCCCCGAATTGCTCGCCGTCACCGTCGCCGGATACACGATTGCGCAGGTGTCGGCGCTGCCCGTCGCTGAAGCATGGTCGTGGGCGAAAACGCTGGCTGCCGACGTCGCAGCGGCCGTCTCCTGCTGGCGCGAGACGCGCGAAAGCAATCTGCGCTCGTCAATCTATGCGCTGAATGTGCGCGAATGTCAGATTGCAGCGCCCATCCTGAACGACATCTGCGCGCGGCTCCGATTCCTGAACGAGGTTGGGCTGGAGTATCTCGCGCTGGATCGCGCCGCCGCGACCCTCTCCGGCGGAGAAGCGCAGCGTATCCGCCTTGCGACACAGATCGGGTCCGGGTTGAGCGGCGCGCTCTACGTGCTGGACGAGCCGAGCATTGGGCTCCACCCGCGTGATACGGCGCGCCTGCTCAATACGCTGCGACGGCTGCGCGACCTGGGGAATAGTGTGCTGATCGTCGAACACGACGAGGAAATCATCCGCGCCGCCGACTGGATCGTCGATATTGGTCCTGGCGCAGGGGAGCGCGGCGGCGAGGTGATCGTCAGCGGACCGTTCGAGGCAGTGCTGGCAGAGCCGCGCTCGCTAACCGGGCAGTATCTCTCCGGCAAACGCGCGATTCCTGTGCCGCGCCGACGGCGCTCCGGCAGCGGCAGGTTTTTGATGATCAAAGGGGCGCGTGAGCACAATCTGAAGCATATCGATGTCGCCATTCCACTAGGATGCCTGGTTGCCATCACCGGTGTCAGCGGCTCCGGTAAATCCACCCTGGTCAACGACACCCTCTACCCGCGACTGGCGCAGGCGCTCCATGGCGCGCGCGCGCGCCCCGGCGCCCACGACGCGATCTACGGCATTGAACATATCGATAAGGTGATCGACATCGACCAGTCGCCGATCGGTCGCACGCCGCGTTCCAATCCGGTCACCTACACCAAAGCCTTTGACCCGATCCGCAAGTTGTTTGCGCAAACCCCCGAAGCGCGCGCGCGCGGCTATGACGCCGGTCGTTTTTCGTTCAACATTCCCGGCGGGCGCTGCGAACATTGCAACGGCGAAGGGTTGATGCAGATCGAGATGCAGTTCCTGCCGGACCTCTACGTGACCTGCGATGTGTGCCATGGCGCGCGCTACAACCGTGAGACGCTTGACATCCGCTATCGCGGCAAAAATATTGCTCAGGTGCTCGATATGACCGCTGAGGAAGCGGCGGCGTTCTTCGAGCGCGTGCCTGCCATTGCCGAAAAATTGCAGACGTTGATCGACGTGGGGTTGGGCTACATTCGCCTCGGTCAACCGGCAACCACGCTGTCCGGCGGCGAAGCGCAGCGCATCAAACTGGCGACTGAACTGAGCCGCCGCGCCACCGGACGCACCCTCTACATCCTGGACGAGCCAACCACCGGATTACACGTCGCCGACGTCGACCGGCTGCTGCGTGTGTTGCAGCGGTTGGTCGATGCGGGCAACACTGTGCTGGTCATTGAACATAACCTCGACGTTATCAAGTGCGCCGACTGGGTCATCGACCTTGGTCCCGAAGGCGGCGATGCTGGCGGGCGCGTCGTCGCCGCCGGAACTCCCGAACAGGTGGCGCGAACGCCAGGATCGCACACCGGTCAGTGTCTGGCGCGCATACTCGTTGAACGTTGA
- a CDS encoding FtsW/RodA/SpoVE family cell cycle protein, whose translation MATIARLRVRLGGRTLEFELLITAFLFIAICLAALIAGAGGRVRWVDLTIIGAFAGLFLTISLALALRDWGEDQMVLPIAALLAGVGMLMARRLEPDLVQRYGEVYSGIALKQVIWIFGGALLLALVSFVPWRLQWLKHYRYTWLLLGLVLVGATAVFGVERNGARLWLSLGFFQLQPVEMLKVLLVIYLATYLDDHRELIGRGVYWLGPLKLPPLPYLAPIVMMWGATIGLIIVQKDLGAALLFFVIFLAMLYVVSGRARYAAVGLFAFALGAAALYPLFGHVRVRLNAWLDPWSDPFGIGFQMVRALHALAAGGWVGTGIGAGDPTTVPESHTDFVFVAIGEELGLAGTLALTVCYALFALRGYLIAIHARDGFQQLLATGLTTAIAAQAFIIMAGTTHLIPLTGITLPFISYGGSSTLINFAMVGLLLRVSASRKPPQTL comes from the coding sequence ATGGCGACGATAGCCCGTCTGCGTGTGCGCCTTGGCGGTCGCACACTCGAATTCGAACTTCTGATCACCGCTTTTCTCTTTATTGCTATCTGCCTGGCAGCGTTGATCGCCGGCGCCGGTGGGCGCGTGCGCTGGGTCGATCTGACGATCATCGGCGCCTTTGCCGGTTTGTTCCTCACGATCAGCCTGGCGCTCGCGCTGCGCGATTGGGGTGAGGATCAGATGGTGTTGCCGATTGCGGCGTTGCTGGCAGGCGTCGGCATGCTCATGGCGCGTCGTCTCGAACCGGATCTCGTGCAACGCTACGGCGAGGTGTACAGCGGCATTGCGCTTAAACAGGTAATCTGGATCTTTGGCGGCGCCCTCCTCCTCGCGCTGGTGAGTTTCGTCCCCTGGCGCTTGCAGTGGCTCAAGCACTACCGCTATACCTGGCTCCTGCTGGGGCTTGTACTCGTCGGTGCAACGGCAGTCTTCGGCGTCGAGCGCAACGGTGCGCGCCTCTGGCTTAGCCTGGGGTTCTTTCAACTGCAACCGGTAGAGATGCTGAAGGTGCTGCTGGTGATCTACCTGGCTACCTACCTCGATGACCACCGCGAATTGATCGGGCGCGGCGTCTATTGGCTGGGTCCGCTGAAATTGCCGCCGCTGCCGTACCTGGCGCCGATCGTGATGATGTGGGGGGCGACGATTGGGTTGATCATTGTGCAGAAAGACCTTGGCGCTGCATTGCTCTTCTTTGTCATCTTCCTGGCGATGCTGTATGTCGTCAGCGGGCGGGCGCGCTATGCCGCCGTCGGATTGTTCGCATTCGCGCTGGGCGCCGCAGCGCTTTACCCCCTTTTCGGTCACGTGCGGGTGCGCCTGAATGCCTGGCTCGATCCATGGTCCGATCCGTTCGGCATCGGGTTTCAGATGGTGCGGGCGTTGCACGCGCTGGCAGCCGGCGGTTGGGTGGGCACAGGCATCGGCGCCGGCGATCCCACGACCGTTCCCGAAAGCCATACCGACTTCGTCTTTGTGGCAATCGGCGAGGAGTTGGGGCTGGCGGGCACGCTGGCGCTGACGGTGTGCTACGCGCTCTTTGCGCTCAGGGGGTATCTGATCGCCATACACGCCCGTGACGGGTTTCAGCAGTTGCTTGCTACCGGTTTGACGACCGCGATTGCGGCGCAGGCGTTCATCATCATGGCAGGGACGACGCATCTCATTCCGCTCACCGGCATCACCCTGCCGTTCATCAGTTACGGCGGCTCGTCGACGTTGATCAACTTTGCGATGGTCGGGCTGCTGCTGCGAGTTTCGGCGTCGCGGAAACCGCCACAGACGTTGTGA
- a CDS encoding serine/threonine-protein kinase — protein sequence MSATTPLIGATIGNYEIQALIGSGGMATVYRGFDHNLGRAVAIKILSEEARAHPGFVDRFRQEARIIANLRHPNIVQVYDFGVHNGMPYMVQELLPGPTLEQRITDAVCNGRPLSLDEIVAITRQLAAALDAAHAAGVIHRDVKPANAMWNALGSLVLTDFGIARNMLASGNQTQVGMVVGTPGYLSPEQAQGLPVTPASDIYSLGVVVFEMLAGRLPFNGDTPMSIAIQHIQTPPPPLRTLRSDIPPAIEAVVLRALAKDPAARFERAEQFAAALERACLTSTPGVAATAIHQQATAIWQSGGAAVKPASPSIPAAASAPPVVETRASPKQERRFSLLPLLGGAFALLLLVGAFLAMRGSGSTAGQIGDAAPTAPLATVAPTAASAATPAPEVAIPPPDTPVAPTTAPPPTPIPPATPVSPPAPPVATGSALADLRSLLTSVASEGRSRRDAQKWLRTLEEFEREIGRGEARKAQDKLRELQRELTQAEKAGKLSAEASGQALQYIQTIANAYGIDLGR from the coding sequence ATGAGTGCAACCACACCGTTGATCGGCGCAACCATTGGCAACTACGAAATTCAGGCGCTGATCGGCAGCGGCGGGATGGCAACCGTCTACCGCGGCTTCGATCACAACCTGGGGCGTGCCGTGGCGATCAAAATCCTCTCGGAAGAGGCGCGCGCTCATCCCGGCTTTGTTGACCGTTTCCGCCAGGAAGCGCGCATCATTGCCAATCTGCGCCACCCCAATATTGTCCAGGTCTACGATTTTGGCGTCCACAACGGGATGCCGTACATGGTCCAGGAATTGTTGCCCGGACCGACGCTCGAACAGCGAATCACGGATGCCGTGTGCAATGGTCGTCCACTGTCGCTCGACGAAATCGTTGCGATCACTCGCCAGCTTGCCGCTGCGCTCGATGCCGCCCATGCCGCAGGGGTCATCCACCGCGACGTAAAGCCCGCTAATGCGATGTGGAATGCGCTTGGGTCGCTGGTGTTGACCGACTTCGGCATTGCGCGCAATATGCTGGCGTCGGGCAACCAGACGCAGGTGGGGATGGTGGTGGGAACGCCGGGGTATCTTTCGCCCGAACAGGCGCAGGGGCTGCCGGTGACGCCTGCCAGCGACATCTATAGCCTGGGAGTAGTTGTTTTCGAGATGCTCGCCGGTCGTCTTCCGTTCAATGGCGATACGCCTATGAGCATCGCCATTCAGCATATTCAGACGCCGCCGCCGCCGTTGCGCACGCTGCGCTCCGATATTCCTCCGGCTATCGAGGCTGTGGTGCTGCGCGCGCTCGCTAAGGACCCGGCAGCGCGGTTCGAGCGGGCGGAGCAGTTTGCCGCAGCGCTGGAGCGCGCGTGTCTGACCAGTACGCCAGGCGTCGCGGCAACCGCCATTCATCAGCAGGCGACGGCTATCTGGCAATCAGGAGGAGCAGCGGTGAAACCTGCGTCTCCGTCCATCCCCGCTGCCGCGTCTGCACCACCTGTCGTGGAAACGCGCGCGTCGCCGAAGCAAGAGCGACGTTTCTCCTTGTTGCCGTTGCTTGGCGGCGCTTTTGCGCTGTTGCTATTGGTCGGGGCATTTCTGGCGATGCGCGGCAGCGGGTCAACGGCAGGTCAGATCGGTGACGCCGCGCCGACGGCTCCGCTTGCGACAGTTGCGCCGACCGCTGCAAGCGCCGCTACGCCGGCGCCCGAAGTCGCCATTCCGCCGCCTGATACACCTGTTGCGCCGACTACCGCTCCACCGCCGACTCCTATCCCGCCTGCCACGCCCGTGTCGCCTCCTGCTCCGCCGGTTGCCACCGGGAGTGCGCTCGCCGACTTGCGCTCGCTGCTGACATCAGTAGCATCTGAGGGGCGCTCCAGACGAGATGCGCAGAAATGGCTCCGAACCCTGGAGGAGTTCGAGCGCGAGATCGGTAGAGGCGAGGCTCGCAAGGCGCAAGATAAATTGCGCGAACTCCAGCGTGAGTTGACGCAAGCGGAAAAGGCTGGCAAACTATCGGCGGAGGCTTCCGGTCAGGCGTTGCAATACATACAGACGATTGCAAATGCCTATGGAATCGACCTTGGACGATAG
- a CDS encoding nucleotidyltransferase domain-containing protein codes for MNSAFSLPANVAPRGLPPVAETLPAAIERLVREVNPEKIILFGSYAYGNPTPDSDVDLLIIWDTDKPRRERVVTISLLLYPRLFPVDIMVKTPRELAEEAPHNFFLQEILSRGIVVYERQ; via the coding sequence ATGAACAGCGCCTTTTCACTCCCCGCCAACGTTGCCCCGCGCGGTCTGCCGCCAGTGGCGGAGACGCTTCCCGCCGCCATCGAGCGGCTCGTCCGCGAAGTGAACCCGGAGAAGATCATCCTCTTCGGCTCGTATGCCTATGGCAACCCGACGCCCGACAGTGATGTCGATCTGCTGATTATCTGGGATACCGACAAACCGCGTCGCGAGCGTGTGGTGACTATCTCCCTGTTGTTATACCCGCGTTTGTTTCCGGTGGATATCATGGTTAAAACGCCGCGCGAACTGGCAGAGGAAGCGCCGCACAACTTCTTTTTGCAAGAAATCCTGAGCAGAGGCATTGTTGTGTATGAGCGCCAATGA
- a CDS encoding nucleotidyltransferase domain-containing protein, whose protein sequence is MSATLSLPANVAPRGLPPVAETLPAAIERLVREVNPEKIILFGSYAYGNPTPDSDVDLLVVVQTNEPYRQRYLRVARALQPRLFPLDLIVKTPEEIEEALSAFSPFLHEIYTKGICLYERK, encoded by the coding sequence ATGAGTGCAACACTCTCACTCCCCGCCAACGTTGCCCCGCGCGGTCTGCCGCCAGTGGCGGAGACGCTTCCCGCTGCCATCGAGCGGCTCGTCCGCGAAGTGAACCCGGAGAAGATCATCCTCTTCGGCTCGTATGCCTATGGCAACCCGACGCCCGACAGCGATGTCGATCTGCTGGTGGTTGTGCAGACGAACGAGCCATATCGTCAGCGGTATCTGCGTGTGGCAAGGGCGCTCCAACCGCGCCTGTTCCCACTCGATCTGATTGTCAAGACGCCTGAAGAGATCGAAGAGGCGCTCAGCGCCTTCTCACCCTTCCTGCACGAGATTTATACGAAGGGGATCTGTCTCTATGAAAGAAAGTAA
- a CDS encoding HEPN domain-containing protein, with product MSANDPLEWARYAEQDWQVATSLIRHKHPPVVAICFRAQQSAEKYLKSLLLQKSVAFPRTHDLPTLNTLCEQAGIQTGVSPGQLTILSDYAVTTRYPGAEPSLEEAREAIAIARSVRAFARRWLGVK from the coding sequence ATGAGCGCCAATGACCCGCTGGAATGGGCAAGATACGCCGAGCAGGACTGGCAGGTGGCGACATCGCTCATACGACATAAACATCCGCCAGTGGTCGCTATCTGCTTCCGTGCGCAACAGAGCGCTGAGAAATATTTGAAATCTCTGCTTTTGCAGAAATCTGTCGCCTTTCCCAGGACGCACGACCTGCCCACCCTGAACACTCTTTGTGAACAGGCAGGCATACAGACCGGCGTATCACCTGGACAGCTGACCATCCTTTCCGACTACGCGGTTACCACCCGCTACCCTGGCGCTGAACCATCACTGGAAGAAGCCCGCGAAGCCATCGCCATCGCCCGAAGCGTTCGCGCATTCGCGCGCCGATGGTTGGGAGTGAAATAA
- a CDS encoding HEPN domain-containing protein, which produces MKESNPLDWVAKAEGDLDMARRALRGKMRHTDAAVFHAQQCAEKYLKALLIAGTITFPKTHDLTILRHLCISNGIPVNVDEPALDFLSGYAVNARYPGAEPSLEEAREAIAIARSVRAFARRWLGMKGGRP; this is translated from the coding sequence ATGAAAGAAAGTAATCCCCTGGATTGGGTCGCCAAGGCTGAAGGCGACCTCGACATGGCGCGGCGCGCCCTGCGCGGTAAAATGCGGCATACCGATGCTGCCGTTTTTCACGCGCAACAATGCGCCGAAAAATATCTCAAGGCGCTGCTCATCGCCGGAACAATCACATTTCCTAAGACACACGATCTGACGATCCTGCGCCACCTCTGTATCAGCAATGGCATTCCGGTCAATGTGGACGAGCCTGCGCTCGATTTCCTCTCTGGATATGCGGTCAATGCGCGCTACCCTGGCGCTGAACCATCGCTGGAGGAAGCCCGCGAAGCCATCGCCATCGCCCGAAGCGTTCGCGCATTCGCGCGCCGATGGTTGGGGATGAAAGGAGGGCGCCCATGA
- a CDS encoding P-II family nitrogen regulator, with protein sequence MKLTTVRLVTIIAEPVLKDRLIHEIHALGAHGYTISEVHGEGTRGIHASQWQGGNIKIETLVSPEVADHILEAMADHYFPNYAVIAYVTDVQVMRGEKFA encoded by the coding sequence ATGAAACTGACGACGGTGCGCTTGGTGACGATTATCGCTGAGCCGGTGCTGAAGGATCGGTTGATCCATGAGATTCACGCCCTCGGCGCGCATGGCTACACTATCTCCGAGGTGCATGGCGAAGGGACGCGCGGTATTCACGCCAGCCAGTGGCAGGGCGGCAATATCAAGATCGAAACGCTGGTTTCACCCGAAGTTGCCGACCACATTCTGGAGGCGATGGCAGACCATTATTTCCCCAACTATGCCGTCATTGCCTATGTGACCGACGTGCAGGTGATGCGCGGCGAAAAGTTCGCATAG